A genomic region of uncultured Roseibium sp. contains the following coding sequences:
- a CDS encoding F0F1 ATP synthase subunit B has protein sequence MDATFWALVGLILFFALIIYLKVPGKIGGSLDNRADGIRKELEEARKMREEAQALLSEYQRKRHEAEGEAEAIIAEANAEAERLTVATNQALEEMITRRTKAAEVKIAQAETQAIAEVRAKAADIAVAAAEEILSSKVKDKVADDILSKSIDQVKERLN, from the coding sequence ATGGATGCAACATTTTGGGCCCTCGTCGGTCTCATCCTCTTCTTCGCCCTGATCATCTATCTCAAGGTGCCGGGCAAGATCGGCGGGTCTTTGGACAACCGCGCAGACGGTATCCGCAAGGAACTGGAAGAAGCGCGCAAGATGCGCGAAGAAGCCCAGGCTCTCTTGTCTGAGTACCAGCGCAAGCGTCACGAAGCAGAAGGCGAAGCCGAAGCGATCATCGCGGAAGCCAACGCCGAAGCCGAGCGGCTGACGGTTGCGACCAACCAGGCTCTGGAAGAGATGATCACACGGCGCACCAAGGCGGCCGAAGTGAAGATCGCCCAGGCGGAAACGCAGGCAATTGCCGAAGTTCGCGCAAAAGCGGCCGACATCGCCGTTGCCGCCGCCGAGGAGATCCTCAGCTCGAAGGTTAAGGACAAGGTTGCCGACGATATACTGTCCAAGAGTATCGATCAGGTGAAAGAGCGACTGAACTGA
- a CDS encoding PA0069 family radical SAM protein — MNTVTQRASDVDPDDIEPAESARLAEDRRRGRAAGLNKSGRYEPVSRVSFDDGWDTQDDLPPLKTEVQEERARTIITRNESPDLSFDRSINPYRGCEHGCIYCFARPTHAYMGLSPGLDFETRLFAKPNAAALLERELSKPGYIPRVIAIGTNTDPYQPLERSYQLMPEILDVLDRSSHPVAIVTKSALVTRDIDILSKMAERNLVKVALSVTTLDRKLCRAMEPRASAPHKRLKAIEVLSGAGIPTSVMMSPIIPALTDSEIESLLSAAADHGAQEASFILLRLPLEVSELFRDWLLRERPDRYRHVMNLIRSMRGGKDYDARWGERMRGRGPYADQIAKRFSLAARRLGLNLRRKKLNTQDFVQPQKGGVQLDLF, encoded by the coding sequence ATGAACACCGTCACTCAACGCGCTTCCGACGTCGATCCCGATGACATTGAGCCGGCGGAAAGCGCACGACTGGCCGAAGACCGCCGTCGCGGCCGGGCGGCCGGCCTGAACAAGAGCGGCCGCTATGAACCTGTGTCGCGCGTAAGTTTCGATGATGGCTGGGACACTCAGGACGACCTGCCCCCGCTCAAAACGGAGGTTCAGGAAGAGCGCGCGCGCACCATCATCACCCGTAATGAATCTCCCGATCTTTCGTTCGACCGATCAATAAATCCCTACCGGGGTTGTGAGCACGGTTGCATCTACTGCTTCGCACGCCCGACCCACGCCTATATGGGACTGTCACCGGGTCTCGACTTCGAAACCAGGCTGTTTGCCAAGCCCAACGCCGCCGCGCTGCTGGAACGGGAGCTCTCGAAACCCGGCTACATTCCGCGCGTGATCGCCATAGGCACCAACACGGATCCCTATCAGCCGCTCGAGCGGAGCTACCAGTTGATGCCCGAGATCCTGGACGTGCTCGACAGAAGTTCGCATCCGGTCGCGATTGTCACCAAATCGGCGCTCGTGACGCGCGACATCGACATCCTCTCCAAAATGGCGGAGCGCAACCTGGTCAAGGTGGCCCTCTCCGTCACCACGCTCGACAGGAAGCTGTGCCGGGCCATGGAGCCGCGCGCGTCGGCACCGCACAAGCGCCTCAAGGCAATCGAGGTGCTCTCCGGCGCCGGCATACCGACCTCCGTGATGATGTCTCCGATCATCCCGGCGCTCACCGACAGCGAGATAGAGAGCCTGCTGAGCGCCGCGGCGGATCACGGAGCGCAAGAAGCCAGCTTCATCTTGTTGCGCCTGCCGCTTGAAGTCTCAGAACTCTTCCGTGACTGGCTCCTGCGTGAACGTCCCGACCGGTACCGGCATGTCATGAACCTGATCCGCTCCATGCGCGGCGGCAAGGACTACGATGCCAGATGGGGCGAACGCATGCGCGGGCGGGGTCCCTATGCCGATCAGATTGCGAAACGGTTCTCACTCGCGGCCAGACGGCTTGGTCTCAACCTGCGCCGGAAGAAGCTGAACACGCAAGACTTCGTGCAGCCTCAAAAAGGCGGTGTGCAACTTGACCTTTTCTGA
- a CDS encoding glycosyltransferase has product MISVIVPTKNSETELVHSLSSLVTAAAEGIIREVIVVDGGSTDATERVADAAGCHWVSRADMSRSERLTYGAGLARRGDWLLFLRPETLLESGWHHEAQAFIERAGRAPNGTRTAASFRLRYESFGMSARISESIAALRSQLLGMPYGNQGLLISRQFYQKLGGHRPLPELEDLDIAKRIGRSRIVFLRAAAVTSGASANESAVSRFRQSLARFCVGTLRIPASVAVKLHG; this is encoded by the coding sequence ATGATAAGTGTCATTGTACCGACAAAGAACTCGGAAACCGAACTGGTGCACTCGCTTTCGTCTCTGGTGACGGCCGCAGCCGAGGGTATCATCCGGGAAGTGATTGTTGTGGATGGCGGCTCGACCGACGCCACCGAGCGCGTCGCGGATGCCGCTGGCTGCCATTGGGTCAGCCGTGCGGACATGTCCCGCAGTGAGCGCCTTACCTATGGGGCGGGTCTCGCAAGGCGTGGTGACTGGCTTTTGTTCCTCCGGCCGGAGACGCTTCTGGAAAGCGGCTGGCACCATGAGGCGCAGGCATTCATCGAGCGCGCCGGACGCGCTCCGAATGGCACGAGGACTGCGGCAAGCTTCCGGCTGAGATACGAATCGTTCGGCATGAGCGCCCGCATCAGCGAATCCATCGCGGCCCTGCGCTCCCAGCTTCTCGGCATGCCTTACGGAAATCAGGGACTGCTGATATCGCGGCAGTTCTACCAGAAGCTTGGCGGTCACCGGCCGCTGCCGGAGCTGGAGGACCTGGATATTGCCAAGCGGATCGGACGCAGCCGCATCGTCTTCCTGCGTGCCGCTGCCGTGACCTCCGGGGCCTCCGCAAATGAAAGTGCCGTTTCGCGCTTCCGGCAGTCGCTCGCACGCTTCTGTGTCGGCACCCTGCGCATTCCGGCGAGCGTGGCCGTGAAGCTGCACGGTTAG
- the moaB gene encoding molybdenum cofactor biosynthesis protein B, translating into MSRIDESRPFIPLNIAVLTVSDTRKPEDDRSGNTLSERVTKAGHVLADRKIVTDDIAAIQAVVRDWIANQGVDVVISTGGTGFTGRDVTPEAVEPLFEKRMDGFSEVFHRISYDKIGTSTIQSRATGGVAGATYIFALPGSPGACKDAWDGILKWQLDYRHMPCNFVEIMPRLDEHLKRGKLQEA; encoded by the coding sequence ATGTCCCGTATCGATGAAAGCCGTCCGTTCATACCGCTCAACATTGCCGTTCTGACCGTTTCCGATACCCGGAAGCCGGAAGACGACCGCTCCGGGAACACGCTTTCGGAGCGCGTCACGAAAGCCGGGCACGTGCTTGCCGACCGGAAAATCGTCACGGATGACATTGCAGCGATCCAGGCGGTCGTCCGGGACTGGATCGCCAATCAGGGCGTTGACGTGGTCATTTCGACAGGTGGAACGGGCTTTACCGGCCGGGACGTCACGCCGGAGGCCGTTGAACCGCTGTTCGAAAAGCGCATGGATGGCTTCTCGGAAGTCTTTCACCGGATTTCCTACGACAAGATCGGCACATCGACGATCCAGTCCCGTGCGACCGGCGGCGTTGCCGGAGCCACCTACATCTTTGCGCTGCCGGGCTCGCCAGGTGCCTGCAAGGATGCCTGGGACGGCATCCTGAAGTGGCAGCTCGACTACCGGCACATGCCCTGCAATTTCGTCGAGATCATGCCAAGGCTCGACGAACACCTTAAGCGCGGGAAACTTCAGGAAGCCTGA
- a CDS encoding F0F1 ATP synthase subunit C, giving the protein MEAEAAKYIGAGIACLGMGGAGIGLGTIFGNYLAGALRNPSAADGQFGRLIFGFAVTEALGIFSLLIAFLILFA; this is encoded by the coding sequence ATGGAAGCAGAAGCAGCAAAATACATCGGTGCAGGTATCGCATGTCTCGGCATGGGCGGTGCGGGCATCGGCCTCGGCACCATCTTCGGTAACTACCTCGCTGGCGCTCTGCGCAACCCGTCCGCAGCTGATGGCCAGTTCGGGCGCCTGATCTTCGGCTTCGCCGTGACGGAAGCTCTGGGCATCTTCTCCCTTCTGATCGCCTTCCTCATCCTGTTCGCTTAA
- a CDS encoding F0F1 ATP synthase subunit B, whose protein sequence is MAGDTTTESQTAIVDTAAEHGVGFPPFDATTFASQLLWLAITFGIFYWIMKNVAMPRIAGILEDRKDRIAGDLSEANRLKDETDAAIAAYEQALAEARNKAHSIAHDTRAKLKAEQEARRDKAETELNEKLQAAEAQIAGIKTEALSQIGDIAGDTTSALVEQLIGKAPTKTDLTKALKSAMD, encoded by the coding sequence ATGGCAGGCGATACGACCACTGAAAGCCAGACAGCGATCGTTGACACGGCCGCCGAGCACGGCGTGGGTTTCCCGCCGTTCGACGCGACCACGTTTGCGTCCCAGCTGCTTTGGCTCGCCATCACCTTCGGCATTTTCTACTGGATCATGAAAAACGTGGCTATGCCGCGGATTGCAGGGATCCTGGAGGATCGGAAGGACCGGATTGCCGGTGATCTTTCAGAGGCAAACCGCCTGAAAGACGAAACCGACGCGGCGATCGCAGCTTACGAGCAGGCCCTTGCTGAAGCCAGGAACAAGGCACACAGCATCGCCCATGACACGCGTGCCAAGCTGAAGGCCGAACAGGAAGCTCGCCGCGACAAGGCGGAAACGGAGCTGAACGAAAAGCTACAGGCTGCCGAAGCGCAGATCGCAGGCATCAAGACCGAAGCCCTGTCCCAGATCGGAGACATTGCCGGAGACACCACGTCAGCGCTTGTCGAGCAGCTGATTGGCAAGGCCCCGACAAAGACCGACCTGACCAAGGCGCTGAAGTCGGCGATGGACTGA
- a CDS encoding ribonuclease HII — protein sequence MTHGPSLFDLPFPDTPDAELERRHAAVFDGALCGVDEAGRGPWAGPVVTAAVVLDYDNLPEGLDDSKKLTEAKREDLYDQIVASAHICAASASPATIDALNIRAATLAAMVRAVSGLALVPDYVLVDGRDVPRGLQQPGQALVKGDGRCLCIAAASIVAKVTRDRMMVRLERHAPGYGFAQHKGYGVPQHQAALAKLGPSDHHRMSFKPVRFGGP from the coding sequence ATGACCCATGGCCCGTCCCTCTTCGACCTGCCCTTTCCCGACACGCCGGATGCTGAACTGGAACGCCGCCATGCAGCGGTCTTCGATGGCGCGCTGTGCGGTGTCGACGAGGCGGGGCGCGGCCCGTGGGCAGGACCGGTCGTGACCGCTGCCGTGGTTCTTGACTACGACAACCTTCCTGAGGGTCTCGACGATTCAAAGAAACTGACCGAAGCGAAGCGCGAAGACCTCTACGACCAGATCGTCGCCAGCGCCCATATCTGCGCGGCGAGCGCTTCACCTGCTACCATCGACGCGCTGAACATCCGCGCGGCAACCCTCGCTGCCATGGTCCGGGCCGTCAGCGGTCTCGCCCTGGTACCGGACTATGTTCTGGTGGACGGGCGCGATGTGCCGCGCGGATTGCAACAGCCGGGACAGGCACTGGTGAAAGGCGACGGGCGGTGCCTGTGTATCGCGGCGGCCTCCATCGTCGCCAAGGTCACACGCGACAGGATGATGGTGCGCCTCGAAAGACATGCGCCCGGATACGGCTTTGCGCAGCACAAGGGCTACGGCGTCCCCCAACATCAGGCGGCCCTGGCCAAACTCGGTCCCAGCGATCATCACCGGATGAGTTTCAAGCCGGTCCGGTTTGGCGGGCCGTGA
- a CDS encoding glutathione S-transferase C-terminal domain-containing protein, whose product MGLLVDGNWDADATGDSVASDRFERSKAQIRNWVTKDGSPGPSGSGGFKAESGRYHLYVAWNCPWAHRTLLMRALKGLQSHIPISVLAPRRTEAGWVFDPENGYVDRLTGAAALHEIYAAGTQTYTGRVTVPVLFDTASGKLVSNESAEIIRMLNDAFQDLAGNKSDFSPAHLLGEIDDWNAYIYPRLNNGVYRTGFARSQTAYDEGVKDVFEALDRIEKTLETSTWLLGDRLTEADIRLFPTLARFDVAYWSAFKCNIRRLIDYPNLWAYARRFHALPGVAETVKLEIYRRGYHSPSEVRNPHGIVPLGPLVDFFEAV is encoded by the coding sequence ATGGGACTGCTTGTTGACGGAAACTGGGATGCGGACGCGACGGGGGACAGCGTAGCCTCCGACCGTTTCGAGCGCTCGAAAGCGCAAATCCGCAACTGGGTCACGAAAGACGGTTCTCCCGGTCCGAGCGGAAGCGGCGGCTTCAAGGCGGAAAGCGGCCGGTATCATCTTTATGTCGCCTGGAACTGCCCGTGGGCGCACCGCACGCTGTTGATGCGGGCCCTCAAGGGACTTCAGTCCCATATCCCCATTTCCGTTCTCGCGCCCAGGCGGACGGAGGCGGGCTGGGTGTTCGATCCTGAGAACGGCTATGTCGATCGGCTGACGGGTGCGGCTGCACTCCACGAAATCTACGCGGCAGGAACACAGACCTATACGGGCCGGGTCACCGTTCCGGTCCTCTTCGATACGGCGTCGGGCAAGCTGGTCAGCAACGAGTCCGCCGAGATCATCCGGATGTTAAACGATGCCTTTCAGGACCTGGCCGGGAACAAATCCGACTTCAGCCCGGCGCACCTCCTGGGCGAGATCGACGACTGGAACGCCTACATCTACCCAAGACTGAACAATGGTGTTTACCGGACCGGTTTTGCACGTTCCCAGACGGCCTATGACGAAGGGGTGAAGGATGTCTTCGAAGCGCTGGACAGGATCGAAAAGACGCTTGAAACCAGCACCTGGCTCCTGGGCGACCGGCTGACGGAAGCCGATATCCGACTGTTCCCCACGCTTGCCCGCTTCGACGTTGCCTATTGGAGCGCGTTCAAATGCAATATCCGGCGCCTGATCGACTATCCGAACCTGTGGGCCTATGCCCGGCGTTTCCATGCGCTGCCGGGTGTCGCCGAAACGGTCAAACTGGAGATCTACAGGCGCGGCTATCACTCGCCAAGCGAGGTGCGGAACCCGCACGGGATTGTGCCGCTCGGACCGCTTGTCGATTTTTTCGAGGCTGTCTAG
- a CDS encoding ceramidase domain-containing protein — protein MDLWEQVDNYCERVGPEFWSEPLNAVTNAAFIIAAVLAFALWRRKTPDDWAGLGLIAVLFAIGVGSFLFHTFATRWAGLADVIPIVIFIHVYLYVALNRYLELRWWLALGIVIAFLVATVLFADTLFAPLVGSSAGYVPALLAIFVVGALFARRDGRLGAEVLLTGLVFLASLTVRTFDEPLCDQVTFGIHFIWHILNSVVLFLLIRVLILQRAG, from the coding sequence ATGGATCTTTGGGAACAGGTTGACAACTACTGCGAGCGCGTCGGACCGGAATTCTGGTCCGAACCGCTCAATGCCGTCACGAATGCCGCCTTTATCATTGCAGCAGTCCTTGCCTTTGCGCTCTGGCGCCGCAAGACACCGGATGACTGGGCAGGTCTTGGCCTGATCGCGGTTCTTTTCGCAATTGGTGTCGGGTCGTTTCTGTTTCACACCTTCGCGACGCGTTGGGCCGGCCTTGCCGATGTCATACCCATCGTCATTTTCATTCACGTATATCTCTACGTGGCGCTCAACCGGTATCTGGAACTGCGATGGTGGCTCGCGCTCGGCATCGTTATCGCTTTCCTCGTGGCGACGGTGCTCTTTGCCGATACGCTGTTTGCACCGCTCGTCGGCTCCTCCGCCGGTTATGTTCCGGCGCTGCTTGCCATCTTCGTGGTCGGCGCACTGTTCGCCCGCAGGGACGGAAGGCTCGGTGCCGAGGTCCTGCTGACCGGCCTGGTGTTTCTGGCGTCCCTGACCGTGCGCACCTTCGATGAACCCCTTTGCGACCAGGTGACGTTCGGAATTCACTTCATCTGGCATATCCTGAACAGTGTTGTGCTGTTTTTGCTGATACGGGTTCTCATTTTGCAGCGGGCCGGGTAA
- a CDS encoding F0F1 ATP synthase subunit A, with product MANDPISQFQIQKIFPIEVGGMDFSFTNSSLFMVLTVAATSAFLIFSTSGRGLVPSRVQSVSEMMYEFIAGTLRDATGTDGMRFFPLVFSLFMFVLVANLFGMFPYFFTITSHIIVTFALAMLVILTVIIYGFMRNGMSFLKLFIPSGVPGALIPLVTMIEVISFLSRPISLSVRLFANMLAGHITLKVFSGFVVSLGAMGAVGIAGAVLPLAMTVALTALEFLVAFLQAYVFAVLTCMYLNDALHPSH from the coding sequence GTGGCGAACGATCCGATCTCACAGTTCCAGATCCAGAAGATTTTTCCGATTGAAGTCGGAGGCATGGATTTTTCATTTACCAACTCTTCCCTGTTCATGGTTCTGACCGTGGCGGCGACCTCTGCATTCCTGATCTTCTCGACCAGCGGCCGCGGCCTCGTGCCAAGCCGTGTGCAGTCGGTTTCGGAGATGATGTACGAGTTCATAGCCGGGACGCTGCGGGATGCGACGGGGACGGACGGGATGCGGTTCTTCCCGCTGGTGTTCTCCCTGTTCATGTTCGTTCTCGTGGCCAACCTTTTCGGGATGTTCCCGTACTTCTTCACGATTACGAGCCACATCATCGTCACTTTCGCGCTGGCGATGCTGGTGATCCTCACGGTCATCATCTACGGCTTCATGCGCAACGGCATGAGTTTCCTCAAACTGTTCATCCCTAGCGGCGTGCCAGGTGCATTGATCCCGCTGGTAACGATGATCGAGGTCATCTCGTTCCTGTCGCGCCCGATCAGTCTTTCGGTTCGTCTGTTCGCGAACATGCTTGCCGGTCACATCACCTTGAAGGTGTTCTCGGGCTTCGTCGTCAGCCTCGGCGCCATGGGTGCCGTGGGCATTGCCGGCGCGGTTCTGCCCCTCGCAATGACGGTCGCCCTCACGGCGCTGGAATTCCTGGTGGCGTTCCTGCAGGCCTACGTCTTCGCCGTTCTGACCTGCATGTACCTGAACGACGCACTTCATCCTTCACACTAA
- a CDS encoding PLP-dependent aminotransferase family protein, which yields MTTWDSLYARRATRMRASEIRELLKLLDRPDVISFAGGIPDPALFPAEAFKKAYDEILGGPDAERALQYGVSEGSPRLRAWIVDHMSKLGVPCTTDNILVTSGSQQGLDYIGKLFLSEGDTALVQWPTYLGAVQAFNAYELNFDRLDPRTNRSAGEHRSQAEEKGGAVKFAYLSPDFANPTGLSLDLEERRRILSLAGDLSCAVVEDAPYESLRYDGEPVPALLSLDCVQNGGIENSRTLYCGSFSKSLSPGLRLGWICAASEVISRLVLIKQASDLNTPVLNQEAMARVAESDFETHTAKTNAVYKTRRDAMLAALERHMPEGVRWTRPEGGMFIWVELPAGTNASELLERSVETAKVAFVPGGAFHPDGSGRNTLRLSFSCADEDKIKAGISRLGTLIAETVTSSH from the coding sequence ATGACAACCTGGGACAGTCTTTATGCGAGGCGCGCGACCCGAATGCGCGCTTCCGAGATTCGCGAACTCCTGAAACTCCTCGACCGCCCGGACGTGATCTCGTTTGCGGGAGGAATTCCCGACCCGGCTCTGTTTCCTGCCGAAGCCTTCAAGAAGGCCTATGACGAGATCCTGGGTGGGCCGGACGCCGAACGGGCGCTGCAGTACGGTGTCAGCGAGGGCAGTCCGAGGCTGCGCGCATGGATCGTGGATCACATGAGCAAGCTGGGCGTCCCCTGCACAACCGACAACATTCTCGTCACGTCGGGATCGCAACAGGGGCTCGACTATATCGGCAAACTGTTCCTGTCGGAGGGAGACACGGCGCTGGTGCAATGGCCGACTTATCTAGGGGCCGTGCAGGCATTCAATGCCTACGAACTGAATTTCGACCGTCTCGATCCGCGCACCAACCGGTCGGCAGGAGAACACAGATCCCAGGCGGAAGAAAAGGGCGGCGCGGTCAAGTTCGCCTATCTCTCTCCCGACTTCGCCAACCCGACGGGCCTGTCGCTCGACCTGGAGGAACGCAGACGCATTCTTTCGCTGGCAGGGGATCTGTCCTGCGCGGTTGTCGAAGACGCACCCTACGAGAGCCTGCGCTATGACGGCGAGCCGGTTCCGGCACTGCTTTCACTTGATTGCGTTCAGAACGGCGGGATCGAGAACAGCCGCACGCTCTATTGCGGCAGTTTTTCAAAATCACTGTCGCCGGGCCTTCGGCTTGGCTGGATCTGCGCGGCAAGCGAAGTCATCTCCAGGCTGGTTCTCATCAAGCAGGCCAGCGACCTGAACACGCCGGTGCTGAACCAGGAAGCCATGGCGCGGGTGGCCGAAAGCGATTTCGAGACCCACACCGCGAAAACCAACGCGGTCTACAAGACGCGCCGCGATGCCATGCTTGCGGCGCTTGAACGGCACATGCCCGAAGGTGTCCGCTGGACAAGGCCGGAAGGCGGCATGTTCATCTGGGTCGAATTACCGGCGGGAACGAACGCCTCGGAGCTGCTTGAACGTTCGGTCGAAACGGCCAAGGTCGCCTTTGTTCCCGGCGGAGCCTTTCATCCGGACGGCAGCGGCAGGAATACGCTGCGGCTGAGTTTTTCCTGCGCCGATGAAGACAAGATCAAGGCCGGCATCTCAAGGCTCGGCACCCTGATTGCCGAAACTGTTACATCGAGCCATTAA
- a CDS encoding GNAT family N-acetyltransferase yields the protein MSFQVRISTEADRDAVTALLQKSYAVLLRDAYDAHTLEAALPLITKAQPDLLVSGSYYVAEDSTGHIIGAGGWTKHSPTGQDETPDNGNIRHFGTDPAHTGKGVGRALMSRCISDARASGVTEFNCYSTLNGEAFYRACGFRSVEPFPITLPGGAVFPTVRMSRSL from the coding sequence TTGTCTTTCCAAGTCCGCATATCGACGGAAGCCGACAGGGATGCGGTGACCGCGCTCCTGCAAAAGAGCTACGCGGTCCTCCTTAGGGACGCTTATGACGCCCACACGCTGGAAGCGGCGCTGCCGCTGATCACGAAGGCGCAGCCGGACCTGCTGGTTTCAGGAAGCTACTATGTGGCAGAAGACAGTACCGGCCACATCATCGGCGCCGGCGGTTGGACCAAACACTCGCCGACCGGACAAGACGAGACGCCTGACAACGGAAACATCCGCCATTTCGGCACGGACCCGGCTCACACGGGCAAAGGGGTCGGCCGGGCGCTGATGTCACGATGCATCTCAGATGCCCGTGCGTCGGGCGTCACCGAATTCAACTGCTATTCGACGCTGAACGGCGAAGCGTTTTACCGGGCCTGCGGATTTCGGTCCGTCGAGCCCTTCCCTATCACCCTGCCGGGCGGGGCTGTCTTCCCCACCGTCCGCATGAGCCGATCGCTGTGA